A genomic window from Leptospiraceae bacterium includes:
- a CDS encoding LL-diaminopimelate aminotransferase translates to MANINENFLKLKAGYLFPEINRRVKRFTDKHPDKKIIRLGIGDVTLPLPRTVVKALVEASEEMGTTEGFHGYGPEQGYSFLIQEIIKNDFNSLGVKLEEDEVFVSDGSKCDTGNIQELFPVNAKVAITDPVYPVYVDTNVMAGRGGEPLPDGRYSNLVYMPCTRENNFEPEFPKEKVDLIYLCYPNNPTGTTISRDRLAEWVEYARQHKSIILYDAAYEAFIQDDTLPHSIFEIDGAKEVAIEFRSFSKSAGFTGTRCAYTVIPKLLMGYTSNGQRTSINSLWNRRHTTKFNGVPYIIQKAAASCYTLTGKGEIRRNIEYYMENASIIRQGMEDIGFEVYGGLNAPYIWLKTPNKTTSWEFFDRVLESANVVGTPGSGFGPSGEGYFRLSAFGKREQVEEAVERFKQAKF, encoded by the coding sequence ATGGCAAATATCAATGAAAATTTCCTAAAATTAAAAGCCGGGTATTTATTCCCGGAAATCAACCGAAGGGTGAAACGCTTTACAGATAAGCATCCGGATAAAAAAATTATCCGTCTCGGAATCGGAGACGTGACTCTTCCCCTTCCCAGAACTGTTGTAAAAGCTCTAGTTGAAGCATCGGAAGAAATGGGAACAACCGAAGGTTTTCATGGTTACGGCCCGGAGCAGGGCTATAGCTTTTTAATTCAAGAAATTATTAAAAATGATTTTAACAGCCTTGGCGTAAAACTGGAAGAGGACGAGGTTTTTGTTTCAGATGGTTCTAAATGTGATACAGGAAACATCCAGGAACTTTTTCCTGTAAATGCGAAAGTTGCTATTACAGACCCGGTTTATCCGGTTTATGTCGATACAAATGTAATGGCGGGTAGGGGAGGAGAACCTTTACCGGATGGACGCTATTCCAATTTAGTTTATATGCCCTGCACAAGGGAGAATAACTTTGAACCGGAATTTCCCAAGGAAAAAGTCGACCTGATTTATTTATGTTATCCCAATAACCCGACCGGAACTACCATAAGCCGTGACAGACTGGCTGAATGGGTGGAATATGCAAGACAGCATAAATCTATTATTTTATATGATGCAGCTTATGAAGCCTTTATCCAGGATGATACTCTACCTCATTCTATTTTTGAAATCGATGGAGCCAAGGAAGTTGCCATTGAATTCCGTTCTTTTTCCAAATCCGCAGGTTTTACAGGCACCCGTTGTGCCTACACAGTTATTCCCAAGCTTTTGATGGGCTACACCAGCAATGGCCAGAGAACGAGCATTAATTCCCTCTGGAATCGAAGACATACGACTAAATTTAACGGAGTACCGTATATAATACAGAAAGCAGCAGCTTCCTGCTATACCCTGACCGGAAAAGGGGAAATTCGCAGGAATATCGAATATTATATGGAAAATGCATCTATTATTCGCCAGGGTATGGAGGATATTGGTTTTGAGGTGTACGGAGGCTTGAATGCTCCTTATATCTGGTTAAAAACACCTAATAAAACTACATCCTGGGAATTTTTTGATAGAGTTTTAGAATCAGCAAATGTTGTGGGAACACCGGGTTCCGGCTTCGGACCTTCTGGAGAGGGTTATTTCCGTCTTTCTGCTTTCGGAAAAAGAGAGCAGGTTGAGGAAGCTGTTGAGAGATTCAAACAGGCCAAATTCTAA
- the pyrB gene encoding aspartate carbamoyltransferase produces the protein MTTFGHKNILDTEQFSKADLDFLIKKTGQMRRLHETKKAFGILNGKLLASLFFEASTRTRLSFEAAMHRLGGRVISTVGFQFSSISKGETLYDTMKMIEAYADIAVIRHPIEGSSRIAAGAVNMPVINAGDGAGQHPTQALLDLYTIISEKNTLEGLSVGFVGDLKYGRTIHSLINLLRNYNIYLYLISPEELKLPESYLKGLEGYPIRYEETSDIKAIWDCDVIYVTRIQEERFSDHKEFSKLKQTYKINKELLLASRKETTVLHPLPRVDELSTDVDEMPGAAYFRQAEYGVYMRMVLLCLCLGVEIPGEAF, from the coding sequence TATCCTCGATACAGAACAGTTCAGCAAGGCGGATCTGGATTTCCTTATTAAAAAAACCGGTCAGATGAGGCGTTTACATGAGACTAAAAAAGCTTTTGGTATCCTTAATGGAAAACTCTTAGCTTCTCTTTTTTTTGAAGCTTCTACCCGCACACGTCTTTCTTTTGAAGCCGCTATGCATAGGCTGGGGGGCCGTGTTATTTCTACGGTGGGTTTTCAGTTTTCTTCCATTTCCAAGGGGGAAACTCTTTATGATACTATGAAAATGATAGAGGCCTACGCCGATATTGCTGTAATCCGCCATCCTATAGAAGGATCTTCCCGGATTGCCGCCGGTGCAGTAAATATGCCGGTCATTAATGCCGGTGATGGAGCCGGTCAGCATCCGACCCAGGCACTTCTGGATTTGTATACAATCATTAGTGAGAAAAATACTCTTGAGGGCCTGAGTGTTGGTTTTGTAGGAGATCTGAAATACGGAAGAACCATCCACTCTTTGATTAATCTACTCAGGAATTATAATATTTATCTGTACCTGATTTCACCCGAGGAGTTAAAGCTTCCTGAATCTTATCTGAAGGGGCTGGAAGGTTATCCGATTCGCTACGAAGAAACTTCGGATATAAAGGCTATTTGGGACTGCGATGTGATTTATGTGACCCGAATTCAGGAAGAACGCTTTTCTGACCACAAAGAATTCAGTAAACTGAAGCAAACCTATAAAATAAACAAAGAGCTCCTGCTGGCATCAAGAAAAGAAACAACTGTCCTGCATCCGCTTCCGAGGGTGGATGAATTATCTACTGATGTGGATGAGATGCCGGGAGCAGCTTATTTTCGGCAGGCTGAATACGGAGTTTATATGAGGATGGTCTTACTCTGTCTCTGTCTCGGAGTCGAAATTCCCGGAGAAGCATTTTGA